In a single window of the Palaemon carinicauda isolate YSFRI2023 chromosome 10, ASM3689809v2, whole genome shotgun sequence genome:
- the LOC137648124 gene encoding uncharacterized protein, translating to MRVAEVNIRRRVFQGDSLSPLLFIVAMIPMTKVLQKMVAGYQLKKRGNKINHQMFMDDIMLYDKSFKEIDTLVQTVKIVSGDIRMEFGIEKCDLVNIKKDKMTRTQGKSLPDGSNIKQIEETGHKYLRIIE from the coding sequence ATGAGAGTAGCAGAGGTTAATATCCGGAGAAGGGTCTTCCAGGGCGACTCACTGtccccactactcttcatagtagccatGATTCCCATGACAAAAGTACTGCAGAAGATGGTTGCCGGGTACCAACTCAAGAAAAGAGGCAACAAAATTAACCATCAGATGTTCATGGACGACATCATGCTGTATGataagagcttcaaggaaatagataccttaGTCCAGACTGTAAAGATTGTATCCGgggacatcaggatggagtttggaatagaaaaatgtgaCTTAGTCAACATAAAAAAGGACAAAATGACAAGGACTCAAGGGAAAAGCCTACCAgatgggagcaacatcaaacaAATAGAGGAAACAGGACACAAATACCTAAGAATAATAGAATGA